The Cellvibrio polysaccharolyticus genomic interval ACAGCGAGTAGACCGAGTCAATCAAGGTGCCAAACCATTGCGGGAAGGCTTCACCGAACAGCTTGGTGGCCATGACTGCGCTCACGTAAAAAATCAGCCCCAGCAGCATGACGATGGAGCCCATGCCTGGCAGGGCGCTGAGCAGTGCGCCCACCACCCGCTTTAACGACGGCACCACGGTGATCAGGCGCAGTACCCGCAAAATTCGCAAGGCTCGCAATACGGTGAGCGGGCCGGATGCCGGAATCAGGGCGATGGCGACGACGATAAAATCAAACACGTTCCAGGCATCGCGGAAAAATTTCCAGCCCCGTACATACAACTTGGCGACCAGCTCGGTACAGAACACCGTCAGTGCGGCCATATCCAGCCAGTAAAGCCAGATCCCGAAATTCGCGGCGATCGTCTTGTCGGTTTCCAGCCCCAGGGTTAAGGCATTCAGCAAAATCACCGCGAGCACAATGCGTTCGGTGCGGGGGTGGTTTAACACAGTCTCAAGCCAGGCCTTCATGGGAAGCTCCGATCGTTCAAGCGATAGTTCATGTGATTGTTTTCATGCGATAGCTTTCATACGAAAGCGCAGCGATAACGGCGGCGGATTCTAGCGGATTTATCCGGCAATCAGTGTGTTGGTGTGCCAAAAAATGGTGTCGGGTAAAGGCGGGTGGCGGGGATTTTCAGGTGCGGGTGGTGGATGGCGATCAGGCGAGGGTTGTTTAACCGCGAGCGATTTTTGCGGTACCCGATACAAAACAGCCATCGACCGGGGCGGTGATGGCTGTTGGCAGCGCAGAGAGCAACTCAGCGATGGTCTTTTTGGAACAGACGCTGCTTTTCGCGTTGCCAGTCGCGG includes:
- a CDS encoding ion transporter, with translation MKAWLETVLNHPRTERIVLAVILLNALTLGLETDKTIAANFGIWLYWLDMAALTVFCTELVAKLYVRGWKFFRDAWNVFDFIVVAIALIPASGPLTVLRALRILRVLRLITVVPSLKRVVGALLSALPGMGSIVMLLGLIFYVSAVMATKLFGEAFPQWFGTLIDSVYSLFQIMTLDSWSSGTLRPMMEVFPYAWLFFIPFILISTFTALNLFIGVVVSAMQTELEASNKPAPEEEPKTEQEQQALLLAEVRALRAELGQMAEKLEQRKAD